A window of Deinococcus grandis contains these coding sequences:
- a CDS encoding recombinase family protein produces the protein MQLGYARVSKQQDQDTAAQLRALKDAEVERVFTEHASGGRWDRPELHKLLAQLRPGDIVVVWKLDRLSRSLKDVLHLMEKIETAGAGFRSLTEAIDTTTPAGRMMMQMVGAFAEFERAMIRERTRAGLEQARREGRVGGRKRKLTSTQEQEIRDAVNSGRHTAAQCARLFKVHPSTILRLLRRAA, from the coding sequence ATGCAGCTTGGGTACGCTCGCGTCAGCAAACAGCAGGATCAGGACACCGCCGCCCAACTCCGCGCCCTGAAAGATGCCGAAGTCGAGCGCGTATTCACCGAACACGCGTCCGGGGGCCGCTGGGATCGACCTGAATTACACAAGTTGCTCGCCCAGCTCCGGCCAGGCGATATCGTCGTCGTCTGGAAGCTGGATCGGCTCAGCCGCAGCCTGAAGGATGTCCTGCACCTGATGGAGAAGATCGAAACTGCTGGTGCAGGCTTTCGCAGTCTCACCGAAGCCATTGACACCACGACACCAGCAGGCCGGATGATGATGCAGATGGTCGGGGCGTTCGCCGAGTTCGAGCGGGCCATGATCCGCGAGCGCACCAGGGCCGGACTGGAGCAGGCCCGGCGGGAAGGCCGGGTGGGCGGCCGCAAACGCAAGCTCACCTCCACACAAGAGCAGGAAATCCGTGACGCGGTGAACTCTGGGCGGCACACTGCGGCGCAGTGTGCGCGGCTCTTCAAGGTGCATCCCAGTACCATTCTCCGTCTCCTGCGCCGCGCCGCCTGA